In Boudabousia tangfeifanii, the DNA window AAATGGCTCCGGAGCTAGTTTTCGTCGCCCTCGGTTTTCTTAGAGTCAGTCGCCGAAGAATCCTCTAGAGAACCAGCATCAGATTGAGCGTCGTTCGACTCACGATCCTTGGCAGTGCCTGACTCGGTTGCTCGCTCACTAGCAGCATCTATGTTTTGCGAGTTCTTATCACTAGAGTTATCTAGTTTTGAATCCTCAGATTTCGCCTGGGCAACAACTTCACTAGCAGTTTCATCATCGGCAACCACTTCGATTATCCGAGGCGGATTTACCTTGGGTTGTTCATTGGCTGACTCGGTAGGAATAGAAGCAGCGGGATTTTCCAATTCAAACTTTTCTGCAATAGCCCGAGGCGAAGTCTGGCTATCGGCTTCCAAGGTGGAAGGATTATCCAAACGCTCCTGATTATTCAAGGTCGATGGATTAGTAATTTTGCCCCCAAGACGATGCCTTTGAGCATTTTCCTTAGCTTTGCGTGCCGCTTGTCGCCGAGCGCGTGCTCGTAACCGTCGAGGTCCCAAAGGTTCTTGCGGATCGGCCTGCTCTTCGCGACGCTGACGCTGTTCATGAGAAGCAAAGAAATTCTCTAAGCTGCGATCAATTTCTTCTTCTGTCGGAATCGTTAGTGGCGCGCTTTGTTCTACCAGTTTGAGGTTCTCTGGGAGTTCGTCCTCGTTATTATCGAACCTATCTTCCAAAGAACGAACCAAATCCTGCATCTCTGGATTCGCTTCTAGTGCTTCAGAAATATCATCCTTCATGACATAGGAAGCTGCAGTCAGATCCCCTACTGGGAGCGACAAATTGGCCATTTCTTTCAGACCTTGTAATAGATGTGCAGCGCCTGGGTAATAGTCTGATTCAACTAGGTAATAAGGCACTGAAACTAGAATGCCGCGCGCATCAAGGCCGCCTTGTGCCATCCGTCCTTGAAGGAAAAGAGATAACGAGGACGGGAAAGAAGAGATTCCCTCCACCTCGTGACCGGGGACTACCCCTTGCAAGTCTGTGTCAATCTGTTGGACCAACATAGGACGAGTGTGCGGCAAGGTGGAAGGCACTGAAAGCAATGAAATTGCTTGCTTAACTCCCGCCTTCTTAGCCAAAGCAATAACCGCCTCGCTCACCGCTTCCCAACGAAAATCAGGTTCTGGACCATGAAGCAACAAAAACTGCCGACCATCCAGATCGGTGGCCAAATCAAGCACCAAAGAACGAGTGTCAATTTCCCGCAGAGTTTTACCTTGGATCACTGCTTGTGGACGAGAGGCCCGATAGTCAGTTAACTCATCTCGATTAAAAGTAGCAACCCGCCCGATAATGGTAGCGCTACGCATCTGATGAACCGCTAACGAGCAGGCATTACCGGCATCCATCGCACCGTGAGTATGGTGCAGCAAAACATCAGCTTTAGCGTCCTTTTGAGAACCATAAGCGAATAGTTGACTTAGTTCCATGCTGCCCCTCCTCTCTGCGAAAGTCTTTTAAGCAATCCATTATCGGATATTTTCAGCTTCCTTGCCAGATTGGACCGCCGTGTCAAAAACAATTCGCCTTTAGCGTGCTAGTAAACAAAGGCGCACCTAATCAGGGAAAATAGATTGTCCATTTTTTATCACATGTGGAGTAACTGTGACTTCCAATCAGAGCACTGACCAAGCCACCCACACAATCGCCGAAGAACAAAAAGCGGTTGACCGTGCCTACCAGGTGCTGGTTGCTACCCGAAAGCTCTATCGTCGTCGGCAAGCAGAAATCGCTGCTGCTGGGGCGTACGGAACGCATCAAGCTCGTTCCGAACGTGACGCCATTGCTAACCATTTCGGGGATGAAGCGGCCCGGCTCGAACAAGTCGAAGACCGGCTAGTTTTTGGCCGGCTACACTACAACGACGGAACCGATCGTTACATCGGACGAGTTGGCCTACAAGACGAACACAATCAAAGAGTGTTAATGGACTGGCGAGCCCCTGCAGCCGCCGCTTTCTATCAAGCCACCGCCTTACACCCGCAAGGAGTCCAATGGCGCAGGCACCTGAGTACCCGACTGCGCAAAGTAATTGCAGTCGAGGACGAACTGTTAACCGCCAACGGTTCAAAAACTACCAACTTGCAGGGAGAAGGTGCCCTCTTAGCGGCTATGACCGCCGCTCGTTCAGACCATATGCGCGACATCGTCGCCACGATTCAAGCCGAACAAGACAAAGTAATTCGCGCCAGTTCCGAGGGCGTTCTTGTGGTCCAAGGTGGTCCTGGTACCGGCAAAACGGCGGTGGCATTGCACCGTGCAGCCTACTTGCTTTATGCCGAACATAAACGATTGCAAAAATCGGGAGTGCTCTTACTCGGCCCATCACAAACCTTTTTGCGTTATATCGAAAAGGTACTTCCCTCTTTAGGTGAAACTGGTGTAGTGGCCCGAACTCCGGCTACGCTCCTACCAGGTATCAAGGTAACGGCCACCGACGAACTAGCGGTAGCTAAACTCAAGGGCCAGATTCGCTGGCAGGATTTCATTGCACGGGCGATTCGCGCCCTCGTTCGTCCCCTGCCCAAAACCTATACTTGGCGTTTGGGGAACTATCAAGCAAAACTTACCCCGCAAATGGTCCAAGAGGCACAAAAAGAAGCTCGCAGTACCGGCGAACCTCATAACCAAGCTTGGCAAACCTACGCCCAAAGCGTTATGGACCAAATGTGGGAAGAAATGCGCCAAGCAGATGATGGTGCGGAAGAAAAACAATGGGTGTTAAACGACCTACGAGCAAACCTAGAAATCAGACGAGTAATCAATCTTTGCTGGTTGCCATGCACTAACACATCTCTTATTTCTAGGCTCTTTGCCGACCAAAAACGTTTAAGTCACGCGGCCCATACTCTCAAACCAGCCCAGATTGAACAACTCCTGCGGCCATTGCATGCACCATGGACCGAGGCCGACATTCCTTTACTAGACGAAGCCGCGCATCTCTTAGGAGAATTACCAAAGCAAAATCAGAAACAAGCTGGAGCTCAGGCGGCTGAACGTTTAGCCCACGCCGAAAGTGTGCTTTCGGCCGGCTTTGAACTTTCTGGAATCGTCAGTGCCGAAATGTTGGCTTCTCGGCAGCAAGCACAAGAGAGCGAAAGTAGTGTCGCCATGCAAGCCGGACGTGATCGCGCCTGGACCTATGGTCACATTGTGGTTGACGAAGCCCAAGAACTCTCACCTATGATGTGGCGAGCCCTTTTGCGTCGCTGCCCTGCCCGCTCTTTCACCATTGTGGGCGACCTCGATCAGCAAAGAATCGATCATGGAGCACGTACCTGGCGCAAGGTGCTCGGCCCAGCTGCTAAATTCCTGCAACTTGAAGTGGTACTAGAAACTTCGTATCGCACACCGGCCAGTATTCTTAAAGCGGCAGTTGAGGTTTTCGAAGCAACTGGCCGTGCGCTCGCCTATCCCCTGAAAGCGGTACGCGATCGAAAAGATGCGTTGATCGTTTGCCCGCCAACTTCAAAAGATTCAGCTTTGGAACTGGCGGTTACACAGGTTCATGAAGCGCTTGCTGCCCTGCCCAGCCCTGATGCGGGTCGAGTCTGTTTAATCGTGCCTGAAACAGAAATCAATCTGCCACTTTGGACACAATTATTGAACGAGGGCGATACTCGTTTACAGATCTGTACCCCGCAGGCTGCCAAGGGATTAGAGTTTGATCAGGTAGTTTTATTTGATCCACACCAGATTCTGGCTTTGAGTGCCGGTGACTTGTTCGTTGCCATGACTCGTTCGACCCAACAATTGCGGGTGATACAAGTCGGTATCGAATTAGAGGGACTGTCAGCAATGACCTATACTTCTCCTAGTGCCGGTGCTAAGGAGGACCAATGGTTAACGAACTAACCGCGCAGCTAAGAAAGTTTTATGCGCCCAACTCTCGAACCGAAATTTCGGTCCCCGATCACTCGATCTATCCTTTGTTGGAAACTGCCGCTAAATTCTATCCAAATCGAATTGCGATAGATTTCTTGGGGGCCATAACTACCTATGCGCAACTACTAGATCAGACTCGACGAGCAGCTACCGTTTTTGCCCAAGCCGGCGTCAAAGCTGGTGATGTGGTCGGCTTAGTACTCCCCAACTGTCCACAGCACATCGTAGCCTTCTATGGGGCCATGAAACTTGGGGCCACCGTAGCAGAACACAACCCGCTGGCTCCCGCCGCTCAACTGGAACAACAGATTGTGCGTCATGCCGGTAAAGTTTTGGTTGTCTGGGAAAATTCTTTTGACAAGATTGCTCCCATTGCAGCAAAGCATGGCATTAAGGTCATAACCGTCAACTTGGTGGCTGCGCTTCCGGCTATCTCCCGATTCGTTGTCGAACTACCGCTTTCGGCTTCTAAAAAACAACGAGAAAAGCTACGCCCAGTCAAGGCAGTACCAGCTTCTGTTCCCCAATTCGAAAAGCTTCTTAAGTTTGCAAAGGAACATCAAGAAGATATTCGCATTGATAACGAGTCGACAGCAGTTTTGTTGCATACCGGTGGTACCACTGGTACCCCTAAGGCAGTGGAACTAACCCATCGAAATCTCTTGGCCAATACCGAACAGTCTGCTGCTTGGGTGCCGACCCTACATGAAGGGGCGGAAGTATTCGCAGCAACCCTGCCTTTCTTCCATGCTTTTGGGATGACCCTGTCTCTGTTAGCGGCGGTTCGAATGGTCGCTACCATTATGGTTTTCCCAACTTTCGACGTGGATATGATTATCAGTGGACAACGTCGTCGACCCATCACTTTCTTCCCTGGGGTTGCCCCCATGTTCAAGCGAATGGCCGCGAAAGTGAAAGCTAGCGAAATTCCCATCGACCTTTCCTCGATTCGTTTCAGCCTGTCAGGCGCAATGGCATTAGATCCAAAGATTGCTGCCGAGTGGGAACACCTTACTGGCGGCTACATCATCGAAGGCTACGGCATGACCGAAGCCTCCCCCATCCTTTTGGGAAATCCGGTCTCCCCTGATCGCCAGCCATCAACACTTGGGATCCCCTACCCTTCGACCGAAGTGAGAATCGTCGACCCCGAAAATCCGGAAAATGATGTTCCATGGGGAGAAAAAGGCGAGATTTTGGTTCGTGGCCCGCAGGTATTCAAGGGATATTTGGGAGAACCTGAGGAAACGGAGAATGCCATGTTTGCTGGTTGGCTGCGAACCGGCGATATCGGCAAGGTAGAAAACAATACCATCGTCATGGCTGACCGCAAGAAAGAACTAATTATTACTGGCGGCTTTAATGTCTATCCATCCGAGGTCGAAGAATCGATGCGATCAATGCCTGGCGTGGAAGACGTGGCAGTAGTTGGTATGCCTGACGCGTCCTCGGGCGAGCAGATTGTGGCGGCAATCGTCACCGATGGGACCGCCAAGGTAGATCTGGAGACAGTTCGTGCTTGGGCCGAAAAAACCCTTTCACATTATGCCTTGCCGCGCCGAATCGAGATTGTTCCAGAGCTTCCCCGTTCCCAAGTTGGGAAAGTGTTACGCCGCTCTGTGCGCGAGCAACTGCTTGCGGCACAAGCAGGAGTGGAGGCCAGTTGGGCTAGTGTGCAAGAAACTGCGGTAGATGCTATCCGGACTGTTAGCGAACAAACCCGTGCCGTCGCAGATCAACTATTAAGTTCAGCAAAAGTGGCCACAAAGTCCGCTGAAAACGAGTCGGAAACTGAAGAATCGGGTAATGCTACTGCTCAACTAGCAACCGAAACGAGCGAAAAGGGCGAGCCCAAAGAGCTATAGAGCTCAAACTTACTGGTACCTACTTTAAGGGTCTTGGGGTAAGACGAACAGAATCGTCTTACCCCAAGACCCTTTTATAGTCAGAATTAACTATTCAGACTTTTCAGCTTTAATTTCGGCAATCGCTGCTTCAAAATCCTCTAAGGTATCGAAGCCAGAATAAACCGAAGCGAAACGAAGATAGGCAATCACATCTAAGCGACGCAAGAAAGGCAAAATCGCCTTGCCAACTTCATCCGCAGGTATCATCGCCATTCCGGAAGTTCTAAGATGCTCTTCCACTTGAGAGGCTAAAAGCGCTAGGTCATGTTCAGATACCGGCCGCCCCTGACACGCTTTACGAACTCCAGAGACAACTTTAGCCCGCGAGAATGATTCAACGGCACCAGATCTTTTGACCACGGAAAGGGAAAATGTTTCCAAAGTAGTAAAACGTCGCTTGCAAACGGGACATTCCCTGCGGCGACGGATCGAGGTACCATCATCGGCTGTCCGAGAGTCAACTACTTTAGAATCCATGTGTTGACAAAATGGGCAATACATAGCGCTGGCCTTTCATTCAAGAGTAGGCACTTATTTTAGCGCAGACAGCCATCCCAAGTGGACTGTTCGCCTGTAACAATTGGCACTGCCCACCACAAAGCGAAATGGTGGGCAGTAGTACAGAAAAAACTAGTTAACCGGCGGGGACAATCAGTTGCTGACCAATTACCAAGGTGTCACCAGAAAGCTGATTAAGTTCACGGATAATAGACATAGTGCTTTCAACCGAGCGACCTTGAGAGAAATGACGGGCAATCTGCCAGAGGTTATCGCCTGCTTCCACAAAGTAGGCTCCAGTAGTTCCCGCATAGGGACTATCACTCATCACCCAGACAATAAATGCGACAACCAGAGTGGATAGGAAGAGAAGCAACAAAAGTTGGACCACAAAACGACGAATGGTACGTGCGTTTAAGTTCAATTCAGACAAAACACTAGCAAACGAAGCTTGAGCTAAATCATCCTGCGACGATACTTGTTTCGAAATGCTCGCCTGGTAGCCTCCCCGCATTTGGCGCAAGTGAGACGAGGAGGCACCAGAAGTAGAAGTCAATGGGCGCACTGCCTGATTTGTACTAGCCTGACGACTACGCTTGGCTTGCTCAGCAATTCTAGTTGCAGCCTTTTCAGCGCGTACCGGAGCTAGGTAGGTAACAGAAGCCATCGATTTTGCAGTTGAAGCAGCTTCTGTCCGGCCAGTCCTAGGTTTAGTAGAAACGGTGCTGGAGACAACGCGCAAACCATTACGGTTACGAGTTTTTGGCGCACGGGCTGCTGAAGTAGATGGCTTTGCTAGCAATGCACTCATTGTATTCTCCTACTTTTTTCGAACATTTGTTCATCGAACATTTGTACAATATCTATTTTTAGAGAATACCGCAAGTCGAACAAGCGTTCGACACGCGTTATTTCGAACACTTGTTCTATAAAGCTTTTTGCTCTATGCTAACTAGAGATACTTTCTATGCATTGGGGGAAAACCATGAGCCCAGATATCGCCAGTTTCGATGGATCTGATCTAAAGGATCGACCACGGCAGATCTTGGCGTACCTCTCGTCTGCTGTTGAATCGCAAGGTTATATGCCTTCAGTTAGGGAAATCTGCGATGCGGTTGGTTTAAATAGCCCCTCATCGGTCCAGCACAACCTTAAGATTTTGGCGGATGCTGGCTATATTAAGCGTCATGGTAATACTTCCCGCGCCATTGAGGTGCTTCACCCCTATCCTCCTCGGTCGGCAGGGAACAATAATCCCGACTTCTCAGATCACAGTGAAACTATTGCTAACATTCAAGATGAGGCCACAACTACTTCGCCAACTACCAATGACAACTCCAGTGCACAGATAAACCCACCAGGCTTAGACTACGTTGATTACTTTTCTCACGATGCAACACCCGTACCACTTGTGGGCCGGATTGCTGCAGGTGTGCCAATCACAGCCGAACAAGCGGTAGAAGATACCTTTATGCTGCCGACTCGCTTAACTGGTAGCGGGGAGCTCTTCATGCTTTCAGTTTCGGGCGATTCAATGATTGATGCCGCCATCTGCGATGGAGACTGGGTAGTAGTTCGCAGACAAAATGTGGCAGAACGTGGTGAGATCGTAGCCGCCATGATCGACGGAGAGGCCACCGTGAAAGTTTGGTCGCAACGTGACGGACATTCTTGGTTACTGCCTCGTAACTCTGAATATGCCCCCATCCCAGCTGATCATGCAACCATTTTGGGTAAGGTCGTCTCAGTCCTACGATCTTTATAGTCGGTTATTAAACGTGTTGTGGGGGTGAACCGAAACCGGTTCACCCCCACAACACGTTAGTTTTAATATCCTAGGTCGCGTGCAGCTTGACGCAAACGCTGAGCGGATTCAGTTAGCCCGTCACGTTCGGCCAAAGTTAGCGGTGGTGTTAACACCCGACCAGCACCTTGTCGACCAACAATCGTTGGGGCGGCCATACAAACGTCCGAGATACCTTCCCAATCTTCTAGTCGCGTAGAGATGGTAAGTACTCGCTGTTCATCACGCAGGACCGCTCCAATAATACGGGTGACCGCCAAACCGACCGCGTAGTTTGTTGCTCCCTTACCTTCAATAATGCGATAAGCGGATTGAACCACATCTTCACGAATGCGTTCGCGGAGTTCATTATCGAACAAACCGCCACTCAAGGTGGGTCCCCAGTGACGAAGTGGTACGTTACCGATCTCAGCACAAGACCACAATGGCACTTCCGAGTCACCGTGTTCGCCAGCGACATAAGCATGAATGTTCTGGACAGCAACCCCAGTTTCCTTAGAAACTAGCCAGCGCAAACGAGCGGTATCGAGCACGGTGCCTGAACCAAACATTTGATTGAAGGGCAATCCCGAGATTTTCTGGGAAACATAAGTAACGACGTCAACAGGGTTAGTGACCAAAATATAGATCGCGTTTGGGGCGACTTCCAATACCGACGGAATAATTTTTTCCATCAAACCAACAGTCGCTCCAGCCAATTCCAAGCGGGTCTGGCCTGGCTTTTGCTTTGCTCCAGCAGTAATCACAACCACGTCAGCATCGCGGCAAATTTCAATATCATCAGAGCCGCTAACCGAGCTCATCGGTGTGAACTGAATACCGTGGGCAATATCAAGAGCTTCAGCTTCAACTTTTGCCTTATTAATATCGTAAAGCACAACTTCACTGGCATGACCGGCAATCACACAGGCATAAGCCAAAGTGGCACCAACGGCACCCGCGCCGATGATCGCAATTTTGCTTCGTTCTTTCTTCGAAGCAGGGTACAAAGTTTTGGCTGGTGCTGACATGTTTCCTCCATTTTGCCGAGCAAATGTTTACTAAACCATTGTATGCGTCACACTGCAGAAAGTCGCTTCAGGGCATCCCTTGCCAACTGCGGATCAGTAGTTTTCCAAAAGTCAGGTAAGGAACGCACTAAGAAGGTCCCATATTGTCGGGTACGGATGCGTGGATCGAGAATTGCCACCATTCCACGATCATCACTACGTCTAAGTAGTCTGCCCACCCCTTGGGCTAGCAATAGTGCGGCATGAGGGATAGAAACCTGCATAAAAGCATTCTGCCGCTTTTCTTCGGCTGCGCGGTTACGGGCACGAATCATCGGGTCATCAGGTCTGGGAAAAGGAATCCGATCAATTACCACTAGACGACAAGCCGAACCTGGTACATCTACACCTTGCCATAACGAGAGAGTACCGAAAAGGCAAGCATTGCCATGGGAGGCAAATTTACGTACCAAGGTCGGAATCACGTCTTCCCCTTGGCAATACACTTCCAAATCGGTTTTCTCCCGCATAATTTCGGCAGCACGTTGAGCCCCTTTGAAAGATGAGTAAAGGCCAAGCACCCCACCATTACTAGCCTGGGCAAGCGCGACCAACTCAGCTAAGGCCTGCTCACTCGGCCCTTCCCGACCTGGCTGCGGCAAATGCTCCGCCACATATAAAATCCCCTGTTTTCGGTAGTCGAAAGGCGATCCCACGTCGACTCCCTGCCAAGGTTTCTCGGCTAAAGCAATCCCACTTGCTTTAGCCGAATTTTCAAAAGTTCCCCCGATTTGCAAAGTAGCCGAGGTGAGTACTGCGGTCTTTTCTGACCAAATGCGGTTCGCCAGTTTACCGGCCACATGGAGCGGAGCCGCATACAAATGAGGGATCTGGTCACGATCAAGACTGATCCAGCGAACTACTGTAGGATCATCTTGGGTGGCAAACTCCAAAACGCTTGCCATATCAGCTGCCGTATTTTTAACGAGATTTAGGGCCGCACTTCCGCCCTCACGTGACTTGGTGTTAAGTTCTTTTGCCGCCTTCGAAACCATCGTGGACAAAACCTGTAAAGCCGCCCCAAAGTTCTTTGGCCCACCGGTTTCAATCAGACCCGGTTCCATTTGCCCCATGGCCTGGTTAAGACTATCAACCACATTTGACATGTCTTCCACGCCCTCGACGCCTTGTCTTTCAAACTGACGATGCAGTTGCAACAAAGCGTTACCAGTGATTTCGACCGTGGCACTATTGCGGACTGCTCCAGCCAGATCATGAGCTTCATCCACCACCAATAAGTCGTAATCCGGTAGCACCTGAGAGTCAGTGGTGGCAGTAATGCCCAAAATGGCATGGTTGGTAATAACGACGTCGGCTTCCGCCGCTTTAGCCCGAGCTTCTTGGGCAAAGCATTGATCCCAAAATGGGCAATCCTCACCGACACACTCACGTCGAGTCAAAGAGACCTGACGCCAAATACGGTCATTGACACCCGGCTCAAGTTCATCACGGTCACCGGTTTTGCAGGTTTTGGCCCATTGCCGAACTCGCAAGATTTCTTCACCCATGGCCGAGGGCGCCGCACTATCGGCCTGGCCCGCGTCGGTCAAAGCGAAAAGGGCATCGGCCTCGGAAAACGTACCTGACAGCTTGTACTGGCAGACATAGTTATTCCATCCCTTTAGCAGAGCTACATCCGCTTGGTACCCCATTTTTTCTTGAAATACCTGGTTGACCAATGGAACATCATGATTAAAAATCTGACGTTGCAAGGCCAAGGTGGCCGTTGAGATTACACCACGCTTTTCTCCGTTGGCGCAGGCATGAATCATAGGTACCAAATACCCTAAAGATTTACCAGTACCGGTACCAGCCTGCACCAATAGATTATGGTCATCTTGGAAGGCACTTTCGACCTCGGTCAGCATTTTTTCCTGACCATCACGGTTAGCGCCACCCATTTTGGCCACCACCGCTCTAAGGATTTCTAGCGAGCTCTCACTCACTGGCGTGCTCCAACTTTTCGGCGAGATGTTCGTCGACTAAAGCATGTAGCTTTGTGCCATAGGCGGTATGTTCGGTGCTAATCACTTCACCGGTTTCATGAGCCAAAGAAAGCAGATCGCCCCGAGAATAAGGCACTAGCACACGCACTTCCTTAGCCGGTGTTGGCAAGTGCTCGGCAATCATTTCTTTTAGCTCAGTAATCCCGGTTTGGCTCTTGGCACTGACCACCACGGAAAGCGGGTATCTAGAACGCAACCGAGCCAAAGTTTCCGGTTCTGCCAAGTCCGCTTTATTGAGCACAATGATTTGCTCAATCTCGCTGGCGCCGTCAATATCTGCCAGCACAGTCTTGACCGCTTCTACCTGGCCTTCAGGGTCAGGATGGGCCGCATCAAGTACATGCAAGATCAGATCGGCCTCCCCTACTTCTTCTAGGGATGAGCGGAAAGCCTCAACCAGTTCGTGAGGCAGATTGCGAACGAAGCCAACCGTATCAACTAAGGTGTATTCGCGACCTTCAAGCGTTTTGGCTTTACGCACAGTCGGGTCCAAAGTTGCGAACAAGGCGTCTTGCACCATGACGTCAGCATCGGTCAAAACGTTAAGCAAGGAAGATTTTCCCGCGTTGGTGTAGCCGGCAATCGCCACCGACGGCACTTTATTCGTGCGGCGCGATTGTCGCATGGTTTTACGCGCAGGAGCCATCGCTTCGATTTCTTTACGTAGTTTCGCCATACGCATGCGGATTCGACGACGATCAAGTTCAATCTTGGTTTCACCAGGACCACGAGAACCGATCCCAGCACCGCCGGCCACACGACCACCGGCTTGGCGGGACATAGATTCACCCCAACCACGCAAACGAGGCAAGAGATATTCAAGTTGTGCCAGCTCAACTTGGGCTTTGCCTTCCCGTGACTTTGCATGCTGAGCAAAGATATCCAAGATCAGGGCCGTGCGATCAACAACTTTGACTTTAACTACGTCTTCTAATCCACGACGCTGTGAAGGGGCTAGGTCAGAATCGACGATAACTGTGTCGGCGCCACAAGCCGCCACGATTTCTTTCAGCTCATGGGCTTTACCTTTTCCCAGGTAAGTGGCCGGATCCGGAGTCTGACGTCGCTGCAGGACCGCATCTAACACTTGCGAACCTGCGGTTTCTGCCAGTGCTGCCAACTCACGCAACGAAACCTCAGCTGCTTCGGCGGTGCCAGAGGTCCAGACCCCAACGAGAACTACTTTTTCCAGACGAATTTTTCGGTATTCGACCTCGGAAACGTCTTCCAATTCGGTAGAAAGACCATCGACGCGACGAAGCCGAGCACGCTCTTCGCGATCCATTGCCCCGCTGCTGCTCTCCTCTTTTTGAGAGTCAGTGGATTGTAGGGCGGTTCCCATTCTAGCCAGGATGCGAGCCGCAAGGTCTTGGCCTTCGATTTGGGATTGGTCTTTTTCGTTTGTCAAGTGAGCTCCGAACAATATTTTCTGGTTATAACGCGCTCAGATTCAAAGAGCACGCTAAATTTATAGCTAATGAGTGAACACTATTTTACCCCGACTAAGGCCGCAACTTCGGCTGAAATGACTACCAAACAGGTTGTTATCCGAAAGCGAAGTTATCAGATTCAACTTGCTCCGAAAGTCTTTTCGGCAACTAAGTTAGATCCGGCTACAGCCATCCTGCTTGAATACGCGCCAGCCCCAAAGGGTCCGGCACTAGATATCGGTTGTGGTTGGGGACCTATCACTTTGGGATTGGCGAACGAGGTCGACGAGCCAGTGTGGGCAGTTGATGTAAATGAACGCGCCCGTGATTTGACTAAACGAAATGCCCAAGCTGCCGGATTCGAGGTTGAAGTCGCCTCTCCGGAAGAAGCCCAAGCGAAACTGGATAGCACTGGTCTCAAGTTTGAAACCATTTGGTCCAATCCCCCAATTCGCATTGGGAAAGAGGCACTACACGAACTTTTACAAACTTGGTTGCCTTATCTTTCAGCCACAGGGATCGCCTACCTAGTGGTAGGTAATAATCTGGGTGCAGGTTCGCTTCTCAAGTGGCT includes these proteins:
- a CDS encoding PAC2 family protein, with the translated sequence MELSQLFAYGSQKDAKADVLLHHTHGAMDAGNACSLAVHQMRSATIIGRVATFNRDELTDYRASRPQAVIQGKTLREIDTRSLVLDLATDLDGRQFLLLHGPEPDFRWEAVSEAVIALAKKAGVKQAISLLSVPSTLPHTRPMLVQQIDTDLQGVVPGHEVEGISSFPSSLSLFLQGRMAQGGLDARGILVSVPYYLVESDYYPGAAHLLQGLKEMANLSLPVGDLTAASYVMKDDISEALEANPEMQDLVRSLEDRFDNNEDELPENLKLVEQSAPLTIPTEEEIDRSLENFFASHEQRQRREEQADPQEPLGPRRLRARARRQAARKAKENAQRHRLGGKITNPSTLNNQERLDNPSTLEADSQTSPRAIAEKFELENPAASIPTESANEQPKVNPPRIIEVVADDETASEVVAQAKSEDSKLDNSSDKNSQNIDAASERATESGTAKDRESNDAQSDAGSLEDSSATDSKKTEGDEN
- a CDS encoding HelD family protein, with amino-acid sequence MTSNQSTDQATHTIAEEQKAVDRAYQVLVATRKLYRRRQAEIAAAGAYGTHQARSERDAIANHFGDEAARLEQVEDRLVFGRLHYNDGTDRYIGRVGLQDEHNQRVLMDWRAPAAAAFYQATALHPQGVQWRRHLSTRLRKVIAVEDELLTANGSKTTNLQGEGALLAAMTAARSDHMRDIVATIQAEQDKVIRASSEGVLVVQGGPGTGKTAVALHRAAYLLYAEHKRLQKSGVLLLGPSQTFLRYIEKVLPSLGETGVVARTPATLLPGIKVTATDELAVAKLKGQIRWQDFIARAIRALVRPLPKTYTWRLGNYQAKLTPQMVQEAQKEARSTGEPHNQAWQTYAQSVMDQMWEEMRQADDGAEEKQWVLNDLRANLEIRRVINLCWLPCTNTSLISRLFADQKRLSHAAHTLKPAQIEQLLRPLHAPWTEADIPLLDEAAHLLGELPKQNQKQAGAQAAERLAHAESVLSAGFELSGIVSAEMLASRQQAQESESSVAMQAGRDRAWTYGHIVVDEAQELSPMMWRALLRRCPARSFTIVGDLDQQRIDHGARTWRKVLGPAAKFLQLEVVLETSYRTPASILKAAVEVFEATGRALAYPLKAVRDRKDALIVCPPTSKDSALELAVTQVHEALAALPSPDAGRVCLIVPETEINLPLWTQLLNEGDTRLQICTPQAAKGLEFDQVVLFDPHQILALSAGDLFVAMTRSTQQLRVIQVGIELEGLSAMTYTSPSAGAKEDQWLTN
- a CDS encoding AMP-binding protein, producing the protein MVNELTAQLRKFYAPNSRTEISVPDHSIYPLLETAAKFYPNRIAIDFLGAITTYAQLLDQTRRAATVFAQAGVKAGDVVGLVLPNCPQHIVAFYGAMKLGATVAEHNPLAPAAQLEQQIVRHAGKVLVVWENSFDKIAPIAAKHGIKVITVNLVAALPAISRFVVELPLSASKKQREKLRPVKAVPASVPQFEKLLKFAKEHQEDIRIDNESTAVLLHTGGTTGTPKAVELTHRNLLANTEQSAAWVPTLHEGAEVFAATLPFFHAFGMTLSLLAAVRMVATIMVFPTFDVDMIISGQRRRPITFFPGVAPMFKRMAAKVKASEIPIDLSSIRFSLSGAMALDPKIAAEWEHLTGGYIIEGYGMTEASPILLGNPVSPDRQPSTLGIPYPSTEVRIVDPENPENDVPWGEKGEILVRGPQVFKGYLGEPEETENAMFAGWLRTGDIGKVENNTIVMADRKKELIITGGFNVYPSEVEESMRSMPGVEDVAVVGMPDASSGEQIVAAIVTDGTAKVDLETVRAWAEKTLSHYALPRRIEIVPELPRSQVGKVLRRSVREQLLAAQAGVEASWASVQETAVDAIRTVSEQTRAVADQLLSSAKVATKSAENESETEESGNATAQLATETSEKGEPKEL
- the nrdR gene encoding transcriptional regulator NrdR, giving the protein MYCPFCQHMDSKVVDSRTADDGTSIRRRRECPVCKRRFTTLETFSLSVVKRSGAVESFSRAKVVSGVRKACQGRPVSEHDLALLASQVEEHLRTSGMAMIPADEVGKAILPFLRRLDVIAYLRFASVYSGFDTLEDFEAAIAEIKAEKSE
- a CDS encoding LysM peptidoglycan-binding domain-containing protein, translated to MSALLAKPSTSAARAPKTRNRNGLRVVSSTVSTKPRTGRTEAASTAKSMASVTYLAPVRAEKAATRIAEQAKRSRQASTNQAVRPLTSTSGASSSHLRQMRGGYQASISKQVSSQDDLAQASFASVLSELNLNARTIRRFVVQLLLLLFLSTLVVAFIVWVMSDSPYAGTTGAYFVEAGDNLWQIARHFSQGRSVESTMSIIRELNQLSGDTLVIGQQLIVPAG
- the lexA gene encoding transcriptional repressor LexA; this translates as MSPDIASFDGSDLKDRPRQILAYLSSAVESQGYMPSVREICDAVGLNSPSSVQHNLKILADAGYIKRHGNTSRAIEVLHPYPPRSAGNNNPDFSDHSETIANIQDEATTTSPTTNDNSSAQINPPGLDYVDYFSHDATPVPLVGRIAAGVPITAEQAVEDTFMLPTRLTGSGELFMLSVSGDSMIDAAICDGDWVVVRRQNVAERGEIVAAMIDGEATVKVWSQRDGHSWLLPRNSEYAPIPADHATILGKVVSVLRSL